A stretch of candidate division KSB1 bacterium DNA encodes these proteins:
- a CDS encoding DUF2339 domain-containing protein — translation MNQPNEVHSAIPEELGETLRRLEARLARIETYLQLGPLPEAEATRALHPDLAAPGIESEEEKEAALERRIGEFWLARVGIVALLVGTAFFIAYPIAILPPLLHSLIGYSAVAGLFFFSRVWRTTYPYLSRILFGGGLILLYYATLRLHFFTDHPVIANKTAALIALIAVVGVHFYFAARRKSELLTGIAVFLGYTTALMGDTAHFTLPMVAVISAAAVYFLLKYRFQAVVLLSVVLAYLTHLLWLLGNPILGHPLQAVAEHQNNLVYLFIYAAIFALPNLWREEESYSDVTKFLLALLNGAGFYSMAFLVMITFFSTERAGLNFFISAFFLAAAILGWVLRHSRFATSFYACFGYLALSAAILARFETPQYFIWLGWQSLLVISTAIWFRSKIVVVANTLIYLGIFLAYLILAPSTGGVNVSYAIVALLSARLLNWKTERLALKTELMRNAYLASAFVIIPYGLYHAVPRNYVSLSWLAAAVFYFVMSLILKNKKYRWMAILTIFLAVIYVFVVDMAQLEAGYRILSFLALGVVLLVISLLYARSRKIVS, via the coding sequence ATGAACCAACCCAACGAGGTTCATTCCGCAATTCCTGAAGAACTGGGGGAAACCTTGCGCCGTCTCGAAGCGCGCCTCGCGCGGATCGAGACGTATCTGCAGCTCGGTCCGCTTCCCGAAGCTGAGGCCACACGTGCGCTTCATCCTGACCTGGCGGCACCAGGTATTGAATCCGAAGAAGAAAAAGAAGCGGCGCTGGAACGCAGAATCGGCGAGTTCTGGCTGGCGCGAGTCGGCATCGTGGCGCTGCTCGTGGGCACGGCGTTTTTCATTGCTTATCCGATTGCGATTTTGCCGCCGTTGTTGCACAGCTTGATCGGCTATTCGGCAGTAGCCGGGTTGTTCTTTTTCTCACGGGTTTGGCGCACGACTTATCCATATCTCTCGCGCATTCTCTTTGGCGGCGGATTGATTTTGCTTTATTACGCCACGCTGCGCTTGCACTTTTTCACCGACCATCCGGTAATTGCCAACAAGACTGCGGCTTTAATTGCATTGATCGCCGTCGTTGGTGTTCACTTTTATTTTGCCGCACGGCGAAAGAGTGAATTGTTAACGGGCATTGCCGTTTTTCTCGGTTATACGACGGCACTCATGGGAGATACGGCACATTTCACCCTGCCAATGGTCGCGGTTATTTCAGCAGCGGCAGTCTACTTTTTGCTGAAATATCGTTTTCAAGCCGTCGTTCTGCTCAGCGTCGTCTTGGCCTACCTAACGCATTTGCTGTGGCTGTTGGGCAATCCCATTCTCGGGCATCCGCTGCAAGCCGTTGCCGAGCATCAGAACAATCTTGTTTATCTTTTCATTTATGCCGCCATCTTTGCGCTGCCCAATCTTTGGCGCGAGGAAGAGTCCTATTCGGATGTGACGAAATTCCTGCTGGCGTTGTTGAACGGGGCGGGATTTTACAGCATGGCGTTTCTGGTGATGATCACATTCTTTTCGACTGAACGCGCCGGGCTGAACTTTTTCATTTCAGCTTTCTTCCTCGCTGCGGCGATCTTGGGTTGGGTGTTGCGCCACAGCCGGTTTGCAACTTCGTTCTACGCCTGCTTCGGATACCTGGCGCTCAGTGCCGCCATTTTGGCGCGTTTCGAAACCCCGCAATATTTCATTTGGCTGGGATGGCAAAGCTTGCTGGTGATTTCAACAGCGATATGGTTTCGCTCAAAAATTGTCGTCGTGGCCAACACGCTGATCTATCTGGGCATTTTTCTGGCCTATTTGATTTTGGCGCCTTCGACCGGCGGTGTGAATGTCAGCTACGCCATTGTCGCCTTGCTAAGCGCGCGGCTGTTGAATTGGAAAACCGAGCGCCTCGCGCTGAAAACCGAGCTGATGCGCAACGCTTATCTCGCTTCGGCGTTTGTGATTATTCCGTATGGCTTGTATCATGCCGTGCCGCGAAATTACGTGAGCCTCTCGTGGCTCGCCGCCGCAGTGTTTTATTTTGTCATGAGCCTGATTTTGAAAAACAAAAAGTATCGCTGGATGGCGATTCTGACGATCTTTTTGGCGGTGATTTATGTGTTCGTGGTTGACATGGCGCAACTCGAAGCAGGGTATCGCATTCTCTCGTTTCTGGCGCTCGGCGTGGTGTTGCTGGTGATCTCGCTGCTGTATGCACGCTCACGGAAGATAGTTTCGTAG
- a CDS encoding cytochrome c3 family protein, with protein MLSHRHFKNWYSDLPNRPDGLVNLVYLAGLTFCFLFFGVSLIASAQTPSESSCIACHKLLDGELLAPVTAWKNDVHAHTGLGCESCHGGNPSPQVAEDPDAAKSRAAGFIGKPSRKNIPALCGKCHSDPAMIKKYNPALPTDQLATYRTSQHGQRLFQQGDEKVAVCTDCHGNHGILAANDSRSSVYPLNVPATCGRCHANADFMAGYSIGTDQVADYEASVHGEALLRKRDIAAPACNDCHGNHGAIPPEVKSISHVCGRCHLNNADLFAKSPHAKPYEEMGLAQCEACHGNHKITKPTDARLDPNSNEFVCANCHEPDSEGWKNGTEMFAILNEMKSKIHTADSLVSRAERAGMEVSEAKFIISAADDELIKARTQIHNYRADILRERAQTGIGLADQAVEFGRAALAELQFRRKGLAVSMVIIFAVAAALYMKIRRRDQEWK; from the coding sequence ATGTTATCCCACAGACATTTTAAAAATTGGTATTCGGATTTGCCGAATCGTCCGGATGGTTTGGTGAATCTGGTTTATCTCGCAGGATTGACTTTTTGCTTTTTGTTCTTTGGTGTTTCGCTTATCGCGAGCGCCCAAACCCCATCGGAGAGCAGTTGCATCGCCTGCCACAAGCTGCTGGATGGCGAGCTGCTGGCGCCGGTGACGGCGTGGAAAAACGATGTGCATGCGCATACTGGGTTGGGCTGCGAGAGCTGTCATGGCGGCAATCCCAGTCCCCAAGTGGCCGAAGATCCCGACGCGGCCAAAAGCCGCGCCGCGGGCTTCATCGGCAAACCTTCGCGCAAAAACATTCCGGCGCTTTGCGGTAAATGCCACAGCGATCCAGCCATGATCAAAAAATACAATCCCGCTTTGCCGACGGATCAGCTTGCGACGTATCGCACCAGTCAACACGGCCAACGGCTTTTTCAACAGGGTGACGAGAAAGTTGCAGTGTGCACTGATTGTCATGGCAATCACGGAATCTTAGCCGCTAATGATTCGCGCTCGTCGGTGTATCCGTTGAATGTTCCGGCAACTTGTGGACGCTGCCACGCCAATGCTGATTTCATGGCCGGATATTCGATTGGCACCGATCAGGTTGCGGATTACGAAGCCAGCGTGCATGGCGAGGCCTTGTTGCGCAAGCGCGATATTGCCGCGCCGGCATGCAACGACTGTCACGGCAATCACGGCGCCATTCCGCCGGAAGTCAAATCGATTTCGCACGTGTGCGGCCGCTGCCATCTCAACAATGCGGATTTGTTTGCCAAAAGCCCGCATGCGAAGCCTTATGAGGAAATGGGATTGGCGCAGTGCGAGGCCTGCCACGGCAATCACAAAATTACCAAGCCCACCGACGCACGGCTCGATCCCAACAGTAACGAATTTGTCTGCGCCAATTGCCACGAGCCGGACAGCGAAGGCTGGAAAAATGGCACGGAAATGTTCGCCATTCTCAACGAGATGAAATCCAAAATTCACACCGCCGACAGCCTGGTGAGCCGCGCCGAGCGCGCCGGCATGGAAGTCAGCGAAGCCAAATTTATTATTTCTGCCGCGGACGACGAGCTGATCAAAGCGCGCACGCAGATTCACAATTATCGCGCCGACATTTTGCGCGAGCGCGCGCAAACCGGAATCGGATTGGCCGACCAAGCCGTCGAATTCGGCCGCGCTGCCCTCGCCGAGCTGCAGTTCCGCCGCAAAGGCCTGGCGGTGTCGATGGTGATTATTTTCGCCGTGGCCGCGGCGCTGTACATGAAGATCCGGAGAAGGGATCAAGAGTGGAAATAA
- a CDS encoding cytochrome bc complex cytochrome b subunit, with the protein MSQEDNITNSHAEKAGFWRERFPLDAVAYFFKKKNVPMHRHSIWYYLGGMTLFFFIIQVGTGILLLLYYRPTAEAAFESVQFIMTKVQFGWLIRSIHSWSANLMVAAAMIHMFSVFLMKAYRKPREITWVSGVLLFFLTLGFGFSGYLLPWNTLAYFATKVGTEIVSVIPFIGHDLLVFLRGGEEVTGATLTRFFGIHVAVLPMLVTALLVLHLLLVQVQGMSVPPSQIEISARNKPMPFFPYFLLRDLLGWLVALGVLIALAALFPWELGEKADPFAPAPPGIKPEWYFLFMFQTLKYIPAKILFMDGEVLGILAFGLVGLFWLLIPFIDRRPEERRSSRWFTAFGWAAIAFIIVMSLIAYVIPQTF; encoded by the coding sequence ATGAGCCAGGAAGACAATATCACGAATTCTCATGCTGAAAAAGCCGGTTTCTGGCGCGAACGTTTTCCGCTCGACGCCGTCGCCTATTTTTTCAAAAAGAAAAACGTGCCGATGCACCGCCACTCCATTTGGTACTATCTCGGCGGCATGACGCTGTTCTTTTTCATCATTCAAGTCGGCACCGGCATTTTGCTTTTGCTTTACTATCGCCCGACTGCCGAGGCTGCGTTCGAGAGTGTGCAATTCATCATGACCAAAGTGCAGTTCGGCTGGCTGATCCGCTCGATTCACAGTTGGTCGGCCAATTTGATGGTGGCCGCGGCGATGATTCACATGTTCAGCGTCTTCTTGATGAAAGCCTACCGTAAGCCGCGCGAGATCACCTGGGTTTCCGGCGTGTTGCTTTTTTTTCTGACGTTGGGCTTCGGCTTCAGCGGCTATCTTCTGCCGTGGAACACCCTCGCCTATTTTGCGACAAAAGTCGGCACCGAAATTGTTTCCGTGATCCCGTTTATCGGACACGATCTTCTGGTTTTCCTTCGCGGCGGGGAGGAGGTGACCGGCGCCACCCTGACACGCTTCTTCGGCATTCATGTCGCCGTGCTGCCGATGCTCGTGACGGCGTTATTGGTTTTGCATCTGCTGCTCGTGCAAGTGCAAGGCATGAGCGTGCCGCCCAGTCAAATCGAAATTTCGGCCAGGAACAAACCGATGCCGTTCTTCCCTTATTTTTTGCTGCGTGACTTGCTCGGCTGGCTGGTGGCGCTCGGCGTGCTCATCGCCCTGGCCGCGCTTTTTCCCTGGGAGCTGGGCGAGAAGGCCGATCCCTTTGCGCCGGCGCCGCCAGGCATCAAACCGGAATGGTATTTTCTCTTCATGTTTCAAACCCTGAAATACATTCCCGCCAAAATTCTTTTTATGGATGGCGAAGTATTGGGCATTTTGGCATTTGGACTTGTCGGATTGTTTTGGCTGCTCATTCCTTTCATAGACCGCCGCCCCGAAGAACGCCGTTCGTCGCGCTGGTTCACGGCATTCGGATGGGCCGCAATCGCTTTCATCATTGTCATGAGCCTGATCGCTTATGTTATCCCACAGACATTTTAA
- a CDS encoding Rieske 2Fe-2S domain-containing protein, with translation MEKEKSGLDRRSFLDYFLGGGVVALIGSVFFPVLKYIMPPAIPQAVQNDVVAAKANELQPNAGKIFRFGNKPGILVRTPEGDYRAFSAVCTHLQCTVQYRDDFKHIWCACHNAHFDLNGRNIAGPPPRPLEEYRVEIRGEEVVVIRKA, from the coding sequence ATGGAAAAAGAAAAATCTGGCTTGGATCGCCGTTCCTTTTTGGATTATTTTCTCGGCGGCGGCGTGGTGGCGCTGATCGGTTCCGTTTTTTTTCCGGTTTTAAAATACATCATGCCGCCGGCGATTCCGCAAGCGGTGCAGAACGATGTGGTTGCGGCAAAGGCCAACGAGCTGCAACCAAACGCCGGAAAGATTTTCCGCTTCGGCAACAAGCCGGGAATTTTGGTACGCACGCCGGAGGGCGATTATCGCGCGTTCTCCGCGGTGTGTACACACTTGCAGTGCACGGTGCAGTACCGTGATGATTTCAAGCATATCTGGTGCGCGTGCCACAATGCCCATTTCGATTTGAACGGCCGCAACATTGCGGGACCGCCGCCGCGGCCGTTGGAGGAGTATCGTGTGGAAATTCGCGGCGAAGAGGTGGTGGTGATTCGCAAGGCGTAA
- a CDS encoding formylglycine-generating enzyme family protein, giving the protein MKKNYWIAAGALIVMAVLGLGFARWMGEREQRERLHYEREETELIVSNLIDAHISLFKAGKNLADTARITEFNGERLWLRRGNYFLRAGYGGKFFFIPVPIFGYRSGPDDGGAFIVTLRPLPTIYPPRLFPSLPEFVYIPSGNFIFGDRLNPREPHYLWLSGYFINPFEVTNAEFREFLSDPAGYADPTNWTKAGRRWREKNFSQATALLKPEDVDYPRFGQPDQPVVWVNWFEANAYCRWLTKKIGGGRWLFSLPTEAEWEKAARGPDNFDYGLSMFISDNETPLYNWKKNPDAVITVVGIQDSYSAYQPNRFGLYHLTGNVVEWTQSINRPFNREHPYRHDERNHDDTVGLRVARGGSWYSASIALLYIPYRDAFQAEHSTQDIGFRIVAKLLP; this is encoded by the coding sequence ATGAAAAAAAATTACTGGATTGCGGCCGGCGCTTTAATCGTCATGGCGGTGCTGGGTTTGGGTTTCGCGCGCTGGATGGGCGAACGTGAGCAGCGCGAACGGCTGCACTATGAGCGGGAAGAAACTGAGCTGATCGTCTCCAATCTCATCGACGCGCACATTTCTCTTTTTAAAGCGGGAAAAAATCTTGCCGACACGGCGCGAATAACCGAATTTAATGGAGAGCGCCTATGGCTGCGGCGCGGCAACTATTTTCTGCGCGCCGGGTATGGCGGAAAATTTTTTTTCATTCCCGTGCCGATCTTTGGCTATCGCTCCGGCCCTGATGACGGCGGCGCGTTCATCGTGACGTTGCGCCCGCTCCCGACGATTTATCCGCCACGCCTTTTCCCAAGCTTGCCGGAGTTTGTTTATATCCCCAGCGGCAATTTTATTTTTGGCGATCGTTTGAATCCGCGCGAGCCGCATTATCTCTGGCTCAGCGGTTACTTTATCAACCCGTTTGAAGTGACCAATGCCGAATTTCGCGAGTTTCTCAGCGATCCGGCGGGTTACGCCGATCCGACCAATTGGACAAAAGCCGGCAGACGCTGGAGAGAGAAAAATTTCTCACAGGCCACGGCGCTTTTAAAACCGGAGGACGTTGATTACCCGCGCTTCGGACAGCCGGATCAACCCGTGGTGTGGGTGAATTGGTTCGAGGCCAATGCGTATTGCCGCTGGCTGACGAAAAAAATCGGCGGCGGGCGCTGGCTGTTCTCTCTTCCCACCGAGGCGGAATGGGAAAAAGCCGCACGCGGGCCGGATAATTTTGATTATGGGCTGAGCATGTTTATCAGCGACAATGAAACGCCTTTGTACAATTGGAAAAAAAATCCCGACGCGGTGATCACCGTCGTCGGGATTCAGGATTCCTACTCAGCTTATCAGCCGAATCGTTTTGGGCTTTATCATCTCACCGGTAACGTCGTGGAATGGACACAATCAATCAACCGGCCATTCAACCGAGAGCATCCTTATAGGCATGACGAGCGCAACCACGACGACACCGTTGGCTTGCGCGTGGCGCGCGGCGGCTCGTGGTACAGCGCCAGCATCGCCCTCCTTTATATTCCCTACCGCGACGCCTTTCAAGCCGAACACAGCACGCAGGATATCGGGTTTCGCATTGTGGCGAAGCTGCTGCCTTGA
- a CDS encoding ABC transporter permease yields the protein MDKRTIFDIARQELTINIRNKWTLIFAIVFGALVVSISYFGMMAEGFAGMQNFTRTSASILNLVLYLVPLVALIMGTLSFTGDKGATELLYSQPVLRSEVQLGKLLGVFGSIVISTLIGFTVAGAMIIAAHGLDELLRYATFVLLSLALALVFLCLAVLVATANQRKARAFGVSLFLWFFFVLFYDLLAVGGTLLLKGKSANAFLFLSLFGNPVDMVRVASLIVLDGVTIFGAAGAALLRFLGGKMVSVLLLAVGLTIWVAVPLAVSQRLLNRQDI from the coding sequence ATGGATAAACGAACGATTTTCGACATCGCCAGGCAAGAGCTGACCATCAACATCCGCAACAAATGGACGCTGATCTTTGCCATCGTGTTCGGGGCACTGGTGGTGAGCATTTCGTATTTCGGCATGATGGCGGAGGGCTTCGCCGGCATGCAGAATTTTACGCGCACCTCGGCGAGCATTCTGAATCTTGTGCTCTATCTCGTGCCGCTGGTGGCGCTGATCATGGGAACGCTGAGCTTTACGGGCGACAAGGGCGCAACGGAGCTGCTCTATTCCCAGCCGGTGTTGCGCAGCGAAGTGCAGCTCGGAAAATTGCTCGGGGTTTTTGGCTCCATCGTCATCTCGACCTTGATCGGCTTCACCGTTGCCGGTGCCATGATTATCGCGGCGCATGGGCTCGACGAGCTGCTGCGCTATGCGACGTTCGTTTTACTTTCTCTGGCTTTGGCGCTGGTTTTCTTATGTCTCGCCGTTCTGGTCGCCACCGCCAATCAACGCAAGGCCAGGGCTTTTGGCGTGTCGCTTTTCTTGTGGTTTTTCTTCGTGCTGTTTTATGATTTGCTCGCCGTCGGCGGCACCCTTTTGCTCAAAGGCAAATCGGCGAATGCGTTTCTCTTCCTGTCGTTGTTCGGCAATCCGGTTGACATGGTGCGCGTCGCCTCGCTCATCGTGCTCGACGGCGTCACCATTTTCGGTGCGGCCGGTGCGGCGCTGCTGCGATTTCTCGGCGGCAAGATGGTGAGCGTGTTGCTGCTGGCGGTCGGATTGACGATTTGGGTTGCGGTTCCGCTGGCCGTTTCGCAACGCTTGCTCAATCGGCAGGATATTTGA
- a CDS encoding nitrous oxide reductase accessory protein NosL, whose product MKSFFNRWIVSIRWETVCLFFLFIGLSFFACGSSEITPVDIYPEDMCAQCRMAVSDQAFASEIITAEGVVFKFDDLGCLERFKEKSTDLKIAATFVKDYQTKKWLPYERSTIVQTSIKTPMGSGKVALADSARAREYLKEYPAVE is encoded by the coding sequence ATGAAAAGTTTTTTTAACCGTTGGATTGTTTCTATCCGTTGGGAAACGGTCTGTCTTTTTTTCTTATTTATCGGTTTATCATTTTTTGCTTGCGGCTCTTCCGAAATCACGCCGGTGGATATTTATCCCGAGGACATGTGTGCCCAATGCCGCATGGCGGTTTCGGATCAGGCGTTTGCCTCGGAGATCATCACCGCAGAGGGGGTAGTTTTTAAATTCGACGATCTCGGCTGCCTGGAGAGGTTTAAGGAGAAATCCACCGATCTCAAAATTGCCGCGACGTTTGTGAAGGATTACCAGACGAAAAAATGGCTGCCATACGAGCGTAGCACGATCGTGCAAACGAGCATCAAGACGCCGATGGGCTCGGGGAAGGTGGCACTGGCGGATTCAGCGAGAGCAAGAGAATATTTGAAGGAATATCCCGCTGTGGAATAA
- a CDS encoding ABC transporter ATP-binding protein, giving the protein MIQVEHFTKRYGKFTAVDDISFEVQRGEVFALLGPNGSGKTTTMKAIVGLNVPTAGRILINGIDVHQQPKAAKRFVSYLPQRVVFPENLTAREVMRFYDRVRKLPPALADEILANANFNGFSDKVVSEFSGGMIQRLGLAVASMPEAPILLLDEPTANLDPLGVKRFREFVLEQKQKGKTIIFSTHLLTEAEQLADRVGIFVSGRLVAQESIENLRRTFLANGTIEDMYLHYVESEQHEITT; this is encoded by the coding sequence ATGATTCAAGTCGAACATTTCACCAAGCGCTACGGCAAATTCACTGCCGTTGACGATATTTCATTTGAGGTGCAACGCGGCGAAGTCTTTGCCCTTCTCGGTCCGAACGGCAGCGGCAAGACCACGACGATGAAGGCCATTGTCGGCCTCAACGTGCCGACCGCCGGACGAATTCTCATCAACGGCATCGACGTGCACCAGCAGCCGAAAGCGGCGAAGCGCTTCGTGAGCTATTTGCCGCAGCGCGTGGTGTTTCCGGAGAATCTCACCGCGCGCGAGGTGATGCGTTTCTACGACCGTGTGCGCAAGCTGCCGCCGGCGCTGGCTGACGAGATTCTCGCCAATGCCAACTTCAACGGCTTTTCAGACAAAGTCGTGAGCGAATTTTCCGGTGGCATGATCCAACGCCTGGGGCTCGCCGTTGCCTCGATGCCCGAGGCGCCGATACTGCTGCTCGACGAGCCGACTGCGAATCTCGATCCGCTGGGGGTGAAACGTTTTCGCGAGTTTGTTTTGGAGCAAAAACAAAAGGGGAAAACAATCATCTTCTCGACGCATCTGCTCACCGAAGCCGAGCAACTGGCGGACCGCGTCGGCATTTTTGTGAGCGGCAGGCTGGTGGCGCAGGAGTCGATTGAGAACCTGCGCCGCACGTTTTTGGCGAATGGCACGATTGAGGATATGTATTTGCACTATGTGGAAAGTGAGCAACATGAAATTACTACATAA
- a CDS encoding YwiC-like family protein: MKIPPPLIPKEHGAWAVLFVPLIVGASIAGKFTLNVLWLALGTLAVFMSYAPAQTLLRARLVSPPAPERARAAKFWAAAHLIFGALFMLPLFLRGLWWLLAIGILSAIAFIVNFLLTRRYSKTVLSDLISVLGLTLSAPAAYYAVTGKLDQTAALLWLMNFLFFGSGIVYVHTKLRAAALKQPQFSFGEKLSLGKLNLIYHLIVLAIVGILAAHNFTPLFAAVAFVPMTIHAIYGTLKLSSTVRFKNLGLILLLHSFIFALLFAISASLIWAQTGKAQPSTPPTVNSIESKTLSNTNLQALINAAAHGDTIFVPTGIYEGNLIIDKKLVLIGRDQPVIRGDGNGSTVLITADSCTFRGFVVERSGKMLVHEDAGILIKSDGNLVAENKLRDILFGIYLLGANNNAIIANRIVGRKELELGERGSGIHIWNSQHNRFIGNVITDARDGFYIQNANHTHIERSEVFNLRYGVHYMYADSNVFLHNQFYGNVAGAAIMYSRGIVMRHNRFVRNRGFASFGILFQDCHGSIADSNIIADNVVGMFFEASTNNLFRHNIIAQNDVALQMFQNSERNTFAENNFIDNLNPLSLVGKRTLTHWSQNGRGNYWSAYDGYDLDHDGIGDVPMKIQNVFDYLEGRYPNLRLYLYSPASQALATAAKAFPIIEITQEMDEHPLMRPVDLQELTKPRDKNLLTEKERSLK; this comes from the coding sequence ATGAAAATCCCGCCACCCCTTATCCCCAAAGAACACGGCGCCTGGGCGGTGCTGTTCGTGCCGCTGATTGTCGGCGCGAGCATCGCCGGCAAATTCACGCTGAACGTGCTTTGGCTCGCGCTGGGAACGCTGGCGGTCTTCATGAGCTACGCGCCCGCACAAACACTTTTGCGCGCGCGGCTCGTGTCTCCGCCAGCGCCGGAAAGAGCGCGCGCGGCAAAATTTTGGGCGGCGGCCCATCTCATCTTCGGCGCGCTGTTTATGCTGCCGCTTTTTCTTCGCGGCTTGTGGTGGTTGTTGGCAATCGGAATATTGAGCGCCATTGCCTTTATCGTCAATTTCCTTTTAACGCGCCGGTATTCCAAAACGGTTTTAAGCGATCTCATTTCCGTGCTGGGGTTGACGCTGAGCGCGCCGGCGGCGTATTACGCCGTCACGGGAAAGCTCGATCAAACCGCGGCGCTGCTGTGGCTGATGAATTTTCTTTTCTTCGGCAGCGGCATCGTTTACGTGCATACCAAGCTGCGCGCGGCGGCTTTAAAGCAGCCGCAATTTTCCTTCGGCGAAAAACTCAGCCTGGGAAAATTGAATCTGATTTATCACCTCATCGTTTTGGCCATCGTCGGAATTCTCGCCGCCCATAATTTCACGCCGCTGTTTGCGGCCGTCGCGTTTGTGCCGATGACGATCCATGCGATTTACGGCACGCTCAAGCTGTCGAGCACGGTTCGTTTCAAAAACCTGGGTTTGATTTTATTGTTGCATTCGTTCATCTTTGCGCTGCTCTTCGCTATTAGCGCTTCTCTGATTTGGGCGCAAACCGGCAAAGCGCAGCCATCAACTCCGCCGACAGTCAATTCGATTGAAAGCAAGACGCTGAGCAACACAAATCTGCAAGCTCTCATCAACGCCGCAGCGCATGGCGATACGATTTTCGTTCCAACAGGCATTTATGAAGGCAATCTCATCATCGACAAAAAGCTCGTGCTCATTGGGCGTGATCAGCCCGTGATTCGCGGCGATGGAAATGGCAGCACAGTTCTCATTACGGCAGATTCTTGCACATTCAGAGGTTTTGTGGTTGAACGCAGCGGGAAAATGCTGGTGCACGAAGATGCCGGCATTCTCATCAAATCCGATGGCAATCTCGTGGCGGAGAACAAGCTGCGGGATATTCTCTTCGGAATTTATCTGCTGGGAGCAAATAACAACGCGATCATCGCCAATCGCATTGTTGGCCGCAAGGAGCTCGAGCTGGGCGAACGCGGCAGCGGCATTCACATTTGGAATTCGCAGCACAATCGTTTTATCGGCAATGTGATTACGGACGCACGCGACGGCTTCTACATCCAGAACGCGAACCACACCCATATCGAGCGCAGCGAGGTGTTCAACTTGCGCTATGGCGTGCATTACATGTATGCGGATTCCAATGTTTTTCTGCACAACCAATTTTATGGCAATGTCGCCGGCGCCGCCATCATGTACTCCCGCGGCATTGTGATGCGGCACAACCGCTTCGTGCGCAATCGCGGCTTCGCCTCATTCGGCATTCTTTTTCAGGATTGTCACGGCTCCATTGCCGATTCGAACATCATTGCCGACAACGTCGTCGGGATGTTTTTTGAAGCCTCGACGAATAATCTCTTCCGGCACAATATCATCGCGCAGAACGACGTGGCGCTGCAGATGTTTCAAAACTCCGAGCGCAACACGTTTGCCGAGAACAATTTCATCGACAACCTGAACCCGCTCTCGCTGGTCGGCAAACGCACGCTCACGCATTGGAGCCAGAACGGCAGAGGCAACTATTGGAGCGCCTACGACGGCTACGATCTCGACCACGACGGCATCGGCGACGTTCCGATGAAAATCCAAAACGTATTCGATTATCTCGAAGGCCGGTATCCGAATTTGCGGCTGTATCTCTACAGCCCCGCCTCGCAGGCGCTGGCCACGGCGGCGAAGGCATTTCCGATTATCGAGATCACTCAGGAAATGGATGAGCATCCGCTGATGCGGCCGGTTGATTTGCAGGAGTTGACGAAACCGCGAGACAAGAATTTGCTCACGGAAAAAGAACGCTCACTGAAATGA
- a CDS encoding DUF4920 domain-containing protein translates to MTATKAVAVTEALKEIPKDGKTVTVEGVISDVCQNKGCWLIMTDGKQQLRVRFEGYSFFVPWDAKDKKIKAQGVVKMKTIDEKTAKHWAEEQSNPEVKPEDIKGEQRVYMMTASGVAIEKGGAISKEQQDVIDGKKKKDGH, encoded by the coding sequence ATGACCGCAACCAAGGCCGTCGCCGTCACCGAAGCGTTGAAAGAGATTCCCAAAGACGGCAAGACCGTCACCGTGGAGGGCGTCATCAGCGACGTTTGCCAGAACAAAGGCTGCTGGCTGATCATGACCGACGGCAAACAGCAATTGCGCGTGCGATTCGAAGGCTATTCGTTTTTCGTGCCGTGGGATGCCAAAGACAAAAAGATCAAAGCCCAGGGCGTGGTGAAGATGAAAACCATCGACGAGAAAACCGCGAAGCATTGGGCCGAGGAACAGTCCAACCCCGAAGTGAAACCAGAAGACATCAAGGGCGAGCAGAGGGTTTATATGATGACCGCCTCCGGCGTGGCCATTGAAAAAGGCGGCGCGATCAGCAAGGAGCAGCAGGACGTCATTGATGGCAAAAAGAAGAAGGATGGACACTGA